In Neomonachus schauinslandi chromosome 6, ASM220157v2, whole genome shotgun sequence, a genomic segment contains:
- the GDF2 gene encoding growth/differentiation factor 2 translates to MCCRALWVALPVLSLLAGCAPGKPLESRGRASAGGDAHRLLGGPGGEREGGTFDLRMFLENMKVDFLRSLNLSGVPSQDKTRAEPPQYMIDLYNRYTTDKSTTPASNIVRSFSVEDAVSITATEDFPFQKHILLFNISIPRHEQITRAELRLYVSCQSHVDASHELRGNMAIYDVLDGADAWDASAGTKTFLVSQDILDEGWETFEVSSAVKRWVRADSTKSKNKLEVTVESHRKGCDKLDISVPPGSKNLPFFVVFSNDRSNGTKEMRLELREMISHEQDSMLKKLSKNGPAEAGENKDEEDGEGHTATGSSLARRKRSAGANNHCQKTSLRVNFEDIGWDSWIIAPKEYDAFECKGGCFFPLADDVTPTKHAIVQTLVHLKFPMKVGKACCVPTKLSPISILYKDDMGVPTLKYHYEGMSVAECGCR, encoded by the exons ATGTGCTGCAGGGCGCTCTGGGTggccctgcctgtgctctctctgctgGCAGGCTGTGCACCAGGGAAGCCCCTGGAGAGCCGGGGGCGGGCGTCGGCGGGGGGAGATGCCCACCGCTTGCTAGGGGGGCCCGGAGGTGAGCGGGAGGGGGGCACCTTCGACCTGAGGATGTTCCTGGAGAACATGAAGGTGGATTTCCTGCGCAGCCTCAATCTCAGCGGTGTCCCTTCCCAGGACAAAACCCGAGCGGAGCCACCCCAGTACATGATCGACCTGTACAACAGATACACCACCGACAAGTCCACGACGCCCGCGTCCAACATCGTGCGCAGCTTCAGCGTGGAAG ATGCTGTCTCTATCACAGCCACAGAGGACTTCCCCTTCCAGAAGCACATCTTGCTCTTCAACATCTCCATTCCTAGGCATGAGCAGATCACCAGGGCCGAGCTCCGACTCTATGTCTCCTGCCAAAGTCATGTAGACGCTTCCCATGAGCTGAGAGGCAACATGGCCATTTATGATGTTCTGGATGGAGCAGATGCCTGGGATGCTTCTGCAGGAACCAAGACATTCCTTGTGTCCCAGGACATTTTGGATGAGGGCTGGGAGACCTTTGAGGTCTCCAGTGCTGTGAAGCGGTGGGTCAGAGCAGACTCCaccaagagcaaaaataaactggaagTGACTGTGGAGAGTCACAGGAAGGGCTGTGACAAGCTGGATATCAGTGTCCCCCCAGGCTCCAAAAACCTGCCCTTCTTCGTTGTCTTCTCCAATGACCGCAGCAATGGGACcaaggagatgaggctggagctCCGGGAGATGATCAGCCATGAACAGGACAGTATGCTCAAGAAGTTGTCCAAGAATGGTCCAGCAGAGGCAGGTGAAAACAAGGATGAGGAGGATGGGGAAGGTCACACAGCCACAGGGTCATCTTTAGCCAGACGGAAGAGGAGTGCTGGGGCCAACAACCACTGTCAGAAGACCTCCCTGCGGGTGAACTTCGAGGACATCGGCTGGGACAGCTGGATCATCGCACCCAAGGAGTACGATGCTTTCGAATGTAAAGGCGGCTGCTTCTTCCCCCTGGCTGATGACGTGACGCCAACGAAGCACGCCATTGTGCAGACCCTGGTGCATCTCAAGTTCCCCATGAAGGTGGGCAAGGCCTGCTGCGTGCCCACCAAACTGAGCCCCATCTCCATCCTCTACAAGGATGACATGGGGGTCCCCACCCTCAAGTACCATTATGAAGGGATGAGCGTGGCAGAGTGTGGGTGCAGGTAG